In Chaetodon auriga isolate fChaAug3 chromosome 7, fChaAug3.hap1, whole genome shotgun sequence, a genomic segment contains:
- the LOC143322863 gene encoding sushi domain-containing protein 6 isoform X2: MSGSVLCPWPCGRVSLVCGLLLLASSPLLTTGRLTNCTHPLVPEHGGFRCDPSPCRGFPQKSSIHFFCEPGYHISNKVRVSRCRHGRWQPPIPACIPIKEGPNVNSDDRVNDSMPSMATTAVGVSIFLLTTTACLVVKSRLYPCQSHSRRSSDQLDLMVDGLHVSLPSYEEAVYGSWGQRLPACSAPGPTQLLLAQEAPSCPQSSQSDGSHRPLLSSQSPDNPPPPYEEVQSSHPRDRMSDGDVRQLRVALSDDKDT, encoded by the exons ATGTCTGGGTCGGTCCTGTGCCCGTGGCCGTGTGGACGTGTCAGTCTGGTGTGTGGACTCCTCCTCCTGGCCTCCTCGCCGCTCCTCACCACAG GCCGACTGACCAATTGCACTCACCCTCTGGTGCCTGAACATGGAGGCTTCCGCTGCGATCCGTCCCCGTGTCGAGGTTTCCCCCAGAAGAGCTCCATCCACTTCTTCTGTGAGCCCGGATACCACATCAGCAACAAGGTGCGCGTGTCCAGGTGTCGCCACGGCAGGTGGCAGCCTCCGATACCTGCCTGCATCCCCATCAAAG AGGGTCCGAACGTGAACTCTGATGACAGAGTGAATGACTCCATGCCCAGCATGGCCACGACGGCCGTGGGCGTGTCCATCTTCCTGCTCACCACCACTGCCTGCCTGGTCGTCAAGTCCCGCCTCTACCCCTGTCAATCACACAG CCGCCGCTCCTCAGACCAGCTGGACCTGATGGTGGACGGGCTTCACGTCTCTCTGCCCTCCTATGAGGAGGCGGTGTACGGCAGCTGGGGGCAGCGCCTCCCCGCCTGCTCAGCGCCGGGACCCACGCAGCTCCTATTGGCTCAGGAGGCTCCCAGCTGTCCCCAGTCGTCCCAGTCGGACGGCAGTCACCGCCCCCTCCTGTCCAGCCAAAGCCCTGACAACCCCCCGCCCCCCTACGAGGAGGTCCAGTCCTCACATCCCAGAGACAGGATGAGCGACGGGGACGTCCGACAGCTACGCGTTGCACTTTCAGATGACAAGGACACTTGA
- the LOC143322863 gene encoding sushi domain-containing protein 6 isoform X1: MSGSVLCPWPCGRVSLVCGLLLLASSPLLTTGRLTNCTHPLVPEHGGFRCDPSPCRGFPQKSSIHFFCEPGYHISNKVRVSRCRHGRWQPPIPACIPIKEGPNVNSDDRVNDSMPSMATTAVGVSIFLLTTTACLVVKSRLYPCQSHSSRRSSDQLDLMVDGLHVSLPSYEEAVYGSWGQRLPACSAPGPTQLLLAQEAPSCPQSSQSDGSHRPLLSSQSPDNPPPPYEEVQSSHPRDRMSDGDVRQLRVALSDDKDT, encoded by the exons ATGTCTGGGTCGGTCCTGTGCCCGTGGCCGTGTGGACGTGTCAGTCTGGTGTGTGGACTCCTCCTCCTGGCCTCCTCGCCGCTCCTCACCACAG GCCGACTGACCAATTGCACTCACCCTCTGGTGCCTGAACATGGAGGCTTCCGCTGCGATCCGTCCCCGTGTCGAGGTTTCCCCCAGAAGAGCTCCATCCACTTCTTCTGTGAGCCCGGATACCACATCAGCAACAAGGTGCGCGTGTCCAGGTGTCGCCACGGCAGGTGGCAGCCTCCGATACCTGCCTGCATCCCCATCAAAG AGGGTCCGAACGTGAACTCTGATGACAGAGTGAATGACTCCATGCCCAGCATGGCCACGACGGCCGTGGGCGTGTCCATCTTCCTGCTCACCACCACTGCCTGCCTGGTCGTCAAGTCCCGCCTCTACCCCTGTCAATCACACAG CAGCCGCCGCTCCTCAGACCAGCTGGACCTGATGGTGGACGGGCTTCACGTCTCTCTGCCCTCCTATGAGGAGGCGGTGTACGGCAGCTGGGGGCAGCGCCTCCCCGCCTGCTCAGCGCCGGGACCCACGCAGCTCCTATTGGCTCAGGAGGCTCCCAGCTGTCCCCAGTCGTCCCAGTCGGACGGCAGTCACCGCCCCCTCCTGTCCAGCCAAAGCCCTGACAACCCCCCGCCCCCCTACGAGGAGGTCCAGTCCTCACATCCCAGAGACAGGATGAGCGACGGGGACGTCCGACAGCTACGCGTTGCACTTTCAGATGACAAGGACACTTGA